The Kitasatospora sp. NBC_00374 genome has a segment encoding these proteins:
- a CDS encoding DMT family transporter produces the protein MSTTANSCGPATPVRSQASPTGESFADALAMPPSPKGEPAGERGGWRRHGTAPSVSTDPPPGRTAGADRPTAGSWIADTQRRLGSIPAPLLCVAAMFSVQVGIAASKPLFAVLGVGGATFLRLAVAATVLLAATRPRLRGRSRRDLGLAVLLGVASAGMTSLFAGAVDRLPMGTASTLEFLGPLAVALTLARRLSHLLWALLAGGGVALLTLLGEGSGGSRLDPVGLAYAFGAAACYAGYILFTDKVGAAFQGFEGLAVSFTISALVLAPFGAAEAWHGLADASAPTLLLLAVAGVALLFPVIPYALEMTALRRLPQRVFSVIVSLDPAVSALVGLVLLHQLLGWAQVAGIACVVAASVGATLTVRR, from the coding sequence ATGTCCACCACTGCCAACTCCTGCGGGCCGGCCACCCCGGTCCGGTCGCAGGCGTCCCCGACCGGCGAATCCTTCGCCGACGCCCTTGCCATGCCGCCCTCCCCCAAGGGCGAGCCCGCCGGCGAGCGCGGTGGTTGGCGACGACACGGGACGGCGCCCTCGGTGAGCACCGATCCCCCGCCCGGCAGGACAGCCGGGGCCGACCGGCCGACGGCCGGCTCTTGGATCGCGGACACACAGCGGCGCCTGGGAAGCATCCCGGCGCCGCTGCTGTGTGTGGCGGCGATGTTCTCCGTCCAGGTGGGCATCGCGGCCTCCAAGCCGCTGTTCGCCGTCCTCGGCGTCGGCGGCGCGACCTTCCTGCGGCTGGCCGTCGCGGCCACAGTCCTGCTGGCCGCCACCCGCCCCCGGCTGCGCGGACGCAGCCGCCGCGACCTGGGCCTCGCGGTCCTGCTCGGGGTCGCCTCGGCCGGCATGACCTCACTGTTCGCCGGGGCCGTCGACCGGCTGCCGATGGGCACCGCCTCGACGCTCGAGTTCCTCGGACCGCTCGCGGTGGCGCTCACCCTGGCCAGGCGGCTCTCCCACCTGCTCTGGGCACTGCTGGCCGGCGGCGGGGTGGCGCTGCTCACCCTGCTCGGCGAGGGGTCGGGCGGCTCCCGGCTGGACCCGGTCGGCCTGGCCTACGCCTTCGGGGCCGCGGCCTGCTACGCCGGGTACATCCTGTTCACCGACAAGGTCGGGGCGGCGTTCCAGGGCTTCGAGGGGCTGGCCGTCTCGTTCACCATCAGCGCGCTGGTGCTGGCGCCGTTCGGTGCGGCCGAGGCCTGGCACGGGCTCGCGGACGCCTCGGCGCCCACCCTGCTGCTGCTCGCCGTCGCCGGGGTGGCGCTGCTGTTCCCGGTGATCCCGTACGCGCTGGAGATGACGGCGCTGCGACGGTTGCCGCAGCGGGTGTTCAGCGTGATCGTCAGCCTGGACCCCGCCGTGAGCGCACTGGTGGGGTTGGTGCTGCTGCACCAGTTGCTCGGCTGGGCGCAGGTGGCGGGGATCGCGTGCGTGGTGGCGGCCAGCGTGGGAGCGACGCTGACCGTCCGGCGGTAG